Proteins encoded within one genomic window of Pygocentrus nattereri isolate fPygNat1 chromosome 7, fPygNat1.pri, whole genome shotgun sequence:
- the LOC108434099 gene encoding extracellular calcium-sensing receptor-like, which produces MFFHVILLSLSLLAKGEQPLCHIIESPENPLLSKDGDMIIGGAFSIHSGVTMPSMSFTEKPKSLICSRFNLRELRFAQAMVFVIEEINRDSSLLPNISVGYRIYDNCGSRFLSMKAAMALMNGQELTAIECCSGQAGVQAIIGESESSPTIVLSRTTGPFKIPVISHSSTCECLSSRTEYPSFFRTIASDYYQSRALAQLVKHFGWSWVGAVNSDSDYGNNGMAIFLEAAEEEGICVEYSEKFDRSEPAKLTKVVDTIKQGTAKVVIIFVAHIEMNILIEQLILKNVTGFQMIGVEGWITAVNLITPTSYSVLGGSLGFDVGKSNIIGFSDYVVKEFWETALPCLLTTGNTSQAENNCSRYQDLFPFKNYNDDISELRYTNNIYNGVYAVAHSLHSLLKCTEKQGCEKDQTIQPWQVVESLKKVNFTTKTGEQVWFDSTGATAAKYDVINWQRGPDGEVLFKQVGYYDASLPPGQQFVITAKNIVWGGGRVEKPRSVCSESCSPGTRKAAQKGRPVCCYDCIPCAEGEISNMTDSNNCEPCPGEYWSNAERDKCVSKVIEFLSFTEVMGVILVFFSLFGTGLTMLVGILFLIKKDTPIVRANNSELSFLLLISLALCFLCSLTFIGRPSEWSCMLRHTAFGITFVLCISCVLGKTIVVLMAFRATLPGSDVMKWFGPLQQRLSVLTFTLIQVLICVVWLTTSPPFPYNNMHYYKDKIILECQLGSAVGFWAVLAYVGVLATLCFVLAFLARKLPDNFNEAKFITFSILIFCAVWITFIPAYVSSPGKFTVAVEIFAILASSFGLLFCIFTPKCYIILFKPELNTKKHVMGKTASKSL; this is translated from the exons ATGTTTTTTCATGTGATCTTGCTTTCTCTCAGCCTTTTGGCAAAAGGAGAGCAGCCTCTATGCCATATTATTGAGAGCCCAGAGAATCCTCTGCTGTCTAAGGATGGAGATATGATCATCGGAGGAGCTTTTTCAATACACAGTGGTGTAACAATGCCATCAATGTCATTTACTGAAAAACCGAAATCTCTGATTTGCTCTAG ATTTAACCTCAGAGAGCTGCGCTTTGCTCAGGCCATGGTTTTTGTCATTGAGGAAATCAACAGAGACAGCAGCCTGCTCCCAAATATCTCAGTCGGTTACAGGATTTATGACAATTGTGGCTCAAGGTTCTTGTCTATGAAGGCAGCCATGGCTTTGATGAATGGTCAGGAATTAACGGCAATAGAATGCTGCTCTGGACAAGCAGGAGTGCAAGCCATCATAGGGGAGTCAGAGTCTTCTCCTACTATAGTACTATCCAGAACTACAGGGCCTTTCAAGATCCCAGTG ataAGTCATTCTTCCACATGTGAATGTTTGAGCAGCAGGACGGAGTACCCCTCTTTCTTCAGGACTATAGCTAGTGATTACTACCAGAGCAGAGCACTAGCACAGCTGGTCAAACACTTCGGCTGGTCTTGGGTAGGAGCTGTGAATAGTGATAGTGACTATGGCAACAATGGAATGGCCATTTTTCTGGAAGCAGCCGAAGAGGAGGGCATATGCGTGGAGTACTCTGAGAAGTTTGACCGATCAGAGCCAGCCAAGCTCACGAAAGTGGTTGACACCATCAAACAAGGCACTGCAAAAGTGGTTATCATATTTGTCGCCCATATTGAGATGAACATTTTAATTGAGCAGCTCATACTAAAGAATGTCACAGGCTTCCAGATGATTGGCGTTGAGGGATGGATAACTGCCGTCAATCTAATAACTCCAACAAGTTACAGCGTGCTAGGTGGATCCCTCGGATTTGATGTGGGAAAATCCAACATTATCGGCTTTTCTGACTACGTTGTGAAAGAGTTTTGGGAAACGGCTTTGCCTTGCTTGCTAACAACAGGAAACACTTCTCAAGCTGAAAACAACTGCAGTAGATATCAGGATCTCTTTCCATTCAAAAACTACAATGACGATATCTCTGAATTGAGATACACGAATAACATCTACAACGGTGTTTATGCTGTGGCGCATTCTCTACACAGCCTACTGAAATGCACAGAAAAGCAGGGTTGTGAGAAAGATCAGACAATCCAACCATGGCAG GTTGTTGAGTCTCTGAAAAAGGTCAATTTCACCACAAAAACAGGGGAACAGGTGTGGTTTGATAGCACTGGTGCAACAGCTGCAAAGTACGATGTGATAAACTGGCAGCGTGGGCCTGATGGAGAAGTCCTGTTCAAGCAAGTGGGTTACTATGATGCCTCTCTTCCTCCTGGACAGCAGTTTGTCATAACTGCTAAAAACATCGTTTGGGGTGGAGGAAGAGTTGAG AAGCCAAgatctgtgtgcagtgagagctgcTCTCCAGGCACCAGGAAGGCTGCACAGAAAGGAAGGCCTGTTTGCTGCTATGACTGTATACCATGtgcagaaggagagatcagTAATATGACAG ATTCAAATAACTGTGAGCCGTGTCCAGGAGAATACTGGTCTAATGCCGAAAGAGACAAATGTGTATCAAAGGTCATAGAATTTCTTTCATTCACAGAAGTTATGGGGGTAATACTggtcttcttttctttgtttggaACAGGACTAACAATGTTAGTGGGAATTTTGTTTCTGATTAAAAAGGACACTCCAATCGTCCGAGCCAacaactcagagctgagcttcctgctgctcATTTCATTGGCTTTGTGTTTCCTCTGTTCGCTTACTTTCATTGGTCGGCCCTCTGAGTGGTCCTGTATGCTGCGCCACACAGCGTTTGGGATCACCttcgtcctctgcatctcctgtgttctggggaaaacaatagtggtgttaatggccttcagagctacacttccaggcagtgatgtcatgaaatggtttgggcctctacagcagagactcagtgtCCTCACCTTCACTCTCATACAGGTCCTaatttgtgttgtttggttAACAACATCTCCTCCTTTCCCCTACAACAACATGCACTACTACAAGGATAAGATCATATTAGAATGTCAGTTAGGTTCAGCTGTAGGTTTCTGGGCTGTACTAGCTTATGTAGGAGTCTTGGCcactttgtgttttgttttggcttttCTGGCCAGAAAACTGCCTGACAATTTTAACGAAGCCAAGTTCATCACGTTCAGCATATTGATCTTTTGTGCAGTGTGGATCACCTTCATcccagcttatgtcagctctcctggaaagttcaccGTTGCTGTTGAAATATTTGCCATTTTAGCTTCCAGTTTTGGTTTATTATTCTGTATATTTACACCTAAGTGTTATATCATTCTGTTCAAGCCTGAACTAAATACAAAGAAACATGTAATGGGGAAAACGGCATCAAAGTCACTTTga
- the LOC108434095 gene encoding extracellular calcium-sensing receptor-like: MFLYAFLLLCLFKAKGEKAKCQMIGSPEDPVLSKDGDVIIGGAFSIHSNITLETMLFTEKPQGLTCTSFDFREFRFVQTMIFGIEEINNSSLLPNISIGYKIFDSCSSTLASMRSVMALINGQELTAQETCSGHSAVQAIIGESESSSTIVMLRATGPFRIPVISHFATCACLSNRKEYPSFFRTIPSDYFQSRALAQLVKYFGWTWVGAVRSDNDYGNNGMATFMEEARKEGVCVEYSEAILRTNSKESIAKVVEVIRQGTAKVLVAFLALSEMDVLLEEALAQNMTGLQWIGSESWITARYLATEKTSKVISGAIGFTINKSKIPGLKDFLVKVHPSQSPSSALLREFWETTFGCQFTPKDANEKLCTGFENLKEINNTFTDVSELRISNNVYKAVYAIAHALQNTLACTADENITCTKKDALLSSQVFHSLQSVNFTMPTGESVYFDSNGDPTARYELVNWQKNPAGDIVFITVGHYDASLPSDEQFVMKPVSIVWAGNSDMRPRSVCSESCQPGFRQAQIKGRPPCCFACVQCPVGEITNETDSVECIRCPLEYWSNDNHSLCVPKKVEFLSFDENMGILLTVFALTGVSFTVAVGLVFFYFIDTPLVKASNTELSFLLLFSLTLCFLCSLTFIGQPSKWSCMLRHTAFGIIFALCMSCVLARTIAVVMAFRATVPGNSLPQCSMSVQRMSVFCCTLFQVIICTLWLALAPPVPQKNMAHYTDKVILECDLGSVVGFWAVLGYVGLLAALCFVLAFLARKLPDNFNEAKFITFSMLIFCAVWITFIPAYVSSPGKFTVAVEIFAILASSFSLLLCIFIPKCYIIMLKPEQNTRKKLMGKTHAKSQ, translated from the exons ATGTTTCTCTATGCATTTCTGCTGCTCTGTCTCTTTAAAGCAAAAGGAGAAAAGGCGAAGTGCCAAATGATTGGGAGCCCAGAGGACCCTGTGCTTTCCAAGGATGGGGATGTCATCATTGGAGGAGCTTTTTCAATTCACAGCAACATTACTTTAGAGACAATGTTGTTTACTGAGAAACCACAAGGTCTAACCTGTACCAG tTTTGACTTCAGAGAATTCCGATTTGTTCAGACCATGATATTTGGAATTGAAGAGATAAACAACAGCAGTCTTCTTCCTAATATTTCAATTGGATACAAGATATTTGATAGCTGCAGCTCAACATTAGCCTCTATGAGATCAGTGATGGCTTTGATAAATGGCCAAGAACTTACAGCACAAGAAACCTGCTCTGGGCATTCAGCAGTGCAAGCGATCATTGGAGAGTCAGAGTCTTCCTCGACTATTGTGATGTTGAGAGCAACAGGACCATTCAGGATTCCAGTG ATCAGTCATTTTGCTACCTGTGCTTGTCTGAGCAACAGAAAAGAGTATCCCTCCTTTTTCAGAACAATTCCCAGCGATTACTTCCAGAGCAGAGCACTGGCTCAGCTAGTGAAGTATTTTGGCTGGACCTGGGTAGGAGCGGTCAGAAGTGATAATGACTATGGCAACAATGGCATGGCCACATTTATGGAAGAAGCCAGAAAAGAGGGAGTATGTGTTGAGTATTCTGAAGCCATTCTAAGAACAAATTCCAAGGAGAGCATTGCTAAAGTTGTGGAAGTGATCAGACAAGGCACAGCTAAGGTTTTGGTAGCATTTTTGGCTCTGAGTGAAATGGATGTTCTGTTAGAGGAGGCCCTTGCTCAAAACATGACAGGCCTACAGTGGATAGGCAGTGAATCCTGGATAACTGCCAGATACTTGGCAACTGAAAAGACTTCAAAAGTTATTAGTGGTGCAATAGGTTTTACAATCAATAAGTCCAAAATTCCAGGTCTAAAGGATTTTCTTGTGAAAGTCCATCCATCTCAGAGTCCCTCTAGTGCACTTCTGAGAGAGTTCTGGGAAACAACATTTGGGTGTCAGTTTACTCCAAAAGATGCGAATGAGAAGCTTTGCACTGGATTTGAGAAtcttaaagaaataaacaacacattcactgatgtgTCCGAGTTAAGGATTTCCAACAATGTGTACAAAGCAGTTTATGCAATAGCCCATGCCTTGCAAAACACACTGGCTTGCACAGCTGATGAAAATATTACTTGCACCAAAAAGGATGCACTGTTGTCAAGTCAG GTATTCCATTCTTTACAGAGTGTTAACTTTACAATGCCTACAGGTGAGAGTGTGTATTTTGACAGTAATGGGGACCCTACTGCACGCTATGAGCTGGTGAACTGGCAGAAAAATCCAGCAGGAGACATTGTCTTTATTACCGTGGGTCACTATGATGCGTCTCTACCAAGTGATGAGCAGTTTGTCATGAAACCTGTCAGTATAGTCTGGGCTGGAAATAGTGACATG AGGCCCAGgtctgtgtgcagtgagagctgtcAACCAGGCTTCAGACAGGCACAAATCAAAGGGAGACCACCTTGCTGCTTTGCATGTGTACAGTGCCCTGTGGGTGAAATCACTAATGAGACGG ACTCTGTGGAATGCATCAGGTGTCCTCTGGAGTACTGGTCAAATGACAACCACAGCCTCTGTGTTCCAAAGAAAGTGGAATTCCTCTCATTTGATGAAAACATGGGAATTCTTCTGACAGTGTTTGCATTAACAGGAGTTTCATTTACCGTAGCTGTAGGGCTGGTGTTTTTCTACTTCATAGATACGCCACTTGTAAAGGCAAGCAACACTGAGCTCAGCTTCCTGCTCCTCTtctcactgactctgtgtttcctctgctcTCTTACTTTCATTGGTCAGCCCTCTAAATGGTCCTGTATGCTGCGCCACACAGCGTTTGGGATCATCTTTGCCCTTTGCATGTCCTGTGTTCTGGCAAGAACAATAGCAGTGGTGATGGCATTCAGAGCCACTGTGCCAGGCAATAGTCTTCCACAGTGCTCTATGTCTGTGCAGAGAATGAGTGTTTTCTGTTGCACTCTTTTTCAAGTCATTATTTGTACTTTGTGGTTAGCACTAGCGCCTCCAGTACCTCAAAAAAACATGGCTCACTACACTGATAAAGTCATTCTAGAATGTGATCTAGGTTCTGTGGTAGGCTTCTGGGCCGTGCTGGGTTATGTAGGACTCTTAGCTgctttgtgctttgttttggcttttctagcacggaagctgcctgataacttcaatgaagccaagttcatcacattcagcatgctcatattctgtgcagtCTGGATCACTTTCATcccagcttatgtcagctctcctggaaagttcactgtagctgtggaGATATTTGCCATTTTGGCCTCAAGCTTCAGTTTGCTGTTGTGTATCTTTATTCCAAAATGTTATATTATAATGCTTAAGCCAGAGCAGAACACCAGGAAAAAGCTAATGGGCAAAACACATGCAAAATCACAATGA
- the LOC108434096 gene encoding extracellular calcium-sensing receptor-like — MFLYAFLLLYVFKTKGENAKCQMIGSPEYPVLSKDGDVIIGGAFSVHSNITLETMLFTEKPQGLTCTSLDFREFQFVQTMIFGIEEINNSSLLPNISIGYKIFDSCSSTLVSMALINGQELTAQETCSGHSAVQAIIGESESSSTIVMLRATGPFRIPVISYFATCACLSNRKEYPSFFRTIPSDYFQSRALAQLVKYFGWTWVGAVRSDNDYGNNGMATFMEEARKEGVCVEYSEAILRTNSKQSIAKVVEVIRQGTAKVLVAFLAQSEMDVLLEEALAQNMTGLQWIGSESWITARYLATEKTSKVISGAIGVTINNYKIPGLKDFLVKVHPSQSPSSALLREFWETTFGCQFTPKDENEKLCTGFENLKEINNTFTDVSELRISNNVYKAVYAIAHALQNTLACTADENITCTKKDALLSSQVLYSLQSVNFTMPTGESVYFDSNGDPTARYELVNWQKNPAGDIVFITVGHYDASLPSDEQFVMKPVSIVWAGNSDMRPRSVCSESCQPGFRQAQIKGRPPCCFACVQCPVGEITNETDSVECIRCPLEYWSNENHSLCVPKKVEFLSFDENMGILLTVFALTGVSFTVAVGLVFFYFIDTPLVKASNTELSFFLLFSLTLCFLCSLTFIGQPSKWSCMLRHTAFGITFALCMSCVLARTIAVVMAFRATVPGNSLPQCSMPVQRMSVFCCTLFQVIICTLWLALAPPVPQKNMAHYTDKVILECDLGSVVGFWAVLGYVGLLAALCFVLAFLARKLPDNFNEAKFITFSMLIFCAVWITFIPAYVSSPGKFTVAVEIFAILASSFSLLLCIFIPKCYIIILKPEQNTRKKLMGKTHVKSQ; from the exons ATGTTTCTCTATGCATTTCTGCTGCTctatgtttttaaaacaaaaggagaaaatgCGAAGTGCCAAATGATTGGGAGCCCAGAGTACCCTGTGCTTTCCAAGGATGGGGATGTCATCATTGGAGGAGCTTTTTCAGTTCACAGCAACATTACTTTAGAGACAATGTTGTTTACTGAGAAACCACAAGGTCTAACCTGTACCAG TTTAGACTTCAGAGAATTCCAGTTTGTTCAGACCATGATATTTGGAATTGAAGAGATAAACAACAGCAGTCTTCTTCCTAATATTTCAATTGGATACAAGATATTTGATAGCTGCAGCTCAACATTAGTTTCCATGGCTTTGATAAATGGCCAGGAACTTACAGCACAAGAAACCTGTTCTGGGCATTCAGCAGTGCAAGCGATCATTGGAGAGTCAGAGTCTTCCTCGACTATTGTGATGTTGAGAGCAACAGGACCATTCAGGATTCCAGTG ATCAGTTATTTTGCTACCTGTGCTTGTCTGAGCAACAGAAAAGAGTATCCCTCCTTTTTCAGAACAATTCCCAGCGATTACTTCCAGAGCAGAGCACTGGCTCAGCTAGTGAAGTATTTTGGCTGGACCTGGGTAGGAGCGGTCAGAAGTGATAATGACTATGGCAACAATGGCATGGCCACATTTATGGAAGAAGCCAGAAAAGAGGGAGTATGTGTTGAGTATTCTGAAGCCATTCTAAGAACAAATTCCAAGCAGAGCATTGCTAAAGTTGTGGAAGTGATCAGACAAGGCACAGCTAAGGTTTTGGTAGCATTTCTGGCCCAGAGCGAAATGGATGTTCTGTTAGAGGAGGCCCTTGCTCAAAACATGACAGGCCTACAGTGGATAGGCAGTGAGTCCTGGATAACTGCCAGATACTTGGCAACTGAAAAGACTTCAAAAGTTATTAGTGGTGCAATAGGTGTTACAATCAATAATTATAAAATTCCAGGTCTGAAGGACTTTCTTGTGAAAGTCCATCCATCTCAGAGTCCCTCTAGTGCACTTCTGAGAGAGTTCTGGGAAACAACTTTTGGGTGTCAGTTTACTCCAAAAGATGAGAATGAGAAGCTTTGCACTGGATTTGAGAAtcttaaagaaataaacaacacattcactgatgtgTCCGAGTTAAGGATTTCCAACAATGTGTACAAAGCGGTTTATGCAATAGCCCATGCCTTGCAAAACACACTGGCTTGCACAGCTGATGAAAATATTACTTGCACCAAAAAGGATGCACTGTTGTCAAGTCAG GTATTATATTCTTTGCAGAGTGTTAACTTTACAATGCCTACAGGTGAGAGTGTGTATTTTGACAGTAATGGGGACCCTACTGCACGCTATGAGCTGGTGAACTGGCAGAAAAATCCAGCAGGAGACATTGTCTTTATTACCGTGGGTCACTATGATGCTTCTCTACCAAGTGATGAGCAGTTTGTCATGAAACCTGTCAGTATAGTCTGGGCTGGAAATAGTGACATG AGGCCCAGgtctgtgtgcagtgagagctgtcAACCAGGCTTCAGACAGGCACAAATCAAGGGGAGACCACCTTGCTGCTTTGCATGTGTACAGTGCCCTGTGGGTGAAATCACTAATGAGACGG ACTCTGTGGAATGCATCAGGTGTCCTCTGGAGTACTGGTCAAATGAAAACCACAGCCTCTGTGTTCCAAAGAAAGTGGAATTCCTCTCATTTGATGAAAACATGGGAATTCTTCTGACAGTGTTTGCATTAACGGGAGTTTCATTTACCGTAGCTGTAGGGCTGGTGTTTTTCTACTTCATAGATACGCCACTTGTAAAGGCAAGCAACACTGAGCTCAGTTTCTTCCTGCTCTtctcactgactctgtgtttcctctgctcTCTTACTTTCATTGGTCAGCCCTCTAAATGGTCCTGTATGCTGCGCCACACAGCGTTTGGAATCACCTTTGCCCTTTGCATGTCCTGTGTTCTGGCAAGAACAATAGCAGTGGTGATGGCATTCAGAGCCACTGTGCCAGGCAATAGTCTTCCACAGTGCTCTATGCCTGTGCAGAGAATGAGTGTTTTCTGTTGCACTCTTTTTCAAGTCATTATTTGTACTTTGTGGTTAGCACTAGCGCCTCCAGTACCTCAAAAAAACATGGCTCACTACACTGATAAAGTCATTCTAGAATGTGATCTAGGTTCTGTGGTAGGCTTCTGGGCCGTGCTGGGTTATGTAGGACTCTTAGCTgctttgtgctttgttttggcttttctagctcggaagctgcctgataacttcaatgaagccaagttcatcacattcagcatgctcatattctgtgcagtCTGGATCACTTTCATcccagcttatgtcagctctcctggaaagttcactgtagctgtagaGATATTTGCCATTTTGGCCTCAAGCTTCAGTTTGCTGTTGTGTATCTTTATTCCAAAATGTTATATTATAATACTTAAGCCAGAGCAGAACACCAGGAAAAAGCTAATGGGCAAAACACATGTAAAATCACAATGA
- the LOC108434098 gene encoding extracellular calcium-sensing receptor-like: MFFHVILLFLSLFAKGEKPLCNIMESPEYPLLSKDGDVTIGGAFSIHSSVMMPSMLFAEKPEPLICSSLNLRELRFAQVMIFVIEEINRDSSLLPNISVGYRIYDNCGSRFLSMKAAMALMNGQELTAIEGCSGQAGVQAIIGESESSPTIVLSRTTGPFKIPVVSHAATCECLSSRTEYPSFFRTIASDYYQSRALAQLVKHFGWSWVGAVNSDSDYGNNGMAIFLEAAEEEGICVEYSEKFDRSEPAKLMKVVDIITKGTAKVIIMFVAHIEMNILVEQLILKNVTGFQMIGVEVWITAVNLITPTSYSLLGGSLGFDVGKSNIVGFADYVVKEFWETTLPCWVTGGNTPQAENNCSRYQDLFPFKNYNEDVSELRYANNIYNGVYAVAHSLHSLLKCTEKQGCEKDQTIQPWQVVESLKKVNFTTKTGEQVWFDSTGATAAKYDVINWQRGPDGEVLFKQVGYYDASLPPGQQFVITDKNIVWGGGKTEKPRSVCSESCPPGTRKAAQKGRPVCCYDCIPCAEGEISNMTDSNNCEPCPGEYWSNAERDKCVLKVVEFLSFTEVMGILLVFFSLFGTGLTMLVGILFLIKKDTPIVRANNSELSFLLLFSLTLCFLCSLTFLGRPSEWSCMLRHTAFGITFVLCISCVLGKTIVVLMAFRATLPGSNAMKWFGPPQQRLSVLAFTLIQVLICIIWLTILPPFPYNNMHYYKEKIILECRFGSAVGFWAVLGYIGVLAILCFVLAFLARKLPDNFNEAKFITFSILIFCAVWITFIPAYVSSPGKFTVAVEVFAILASSFGLLFCIFTPKCYIILFKPELNTKKHVMGKTASKSL; the protein is encoded by the exons ATGTTCTTTCATGTGATATTGCTTTTTCTCAGCCTTTTTGCAAAAGGGGAGAAGCCACTATGCAATATTATGGAGAGTCCTGAGTATCCTCTGCTGTCTAAGGATGGAGACGTGACAATTGGAGGAGCTTTTTCAATACACAGCAGTGTAATGATGCCGTCAATGTTGTTTGCTGAAAAACCTGAACCTCTGATATGCTCAAG CTTGAACCTCAGAGAGCTGCGCTTTGCTCAGGTCATGATTTTTGTCATTGAGGAAATCAACAGAGACAGCAGCCTGCTCCCAAATATCTCAGTCGGGTACAGGATTTATGACAATTGTGGCTCAAGGTTCTTGTCTATGAAGGCAGCCATGGCTTTGATGAATGGTCAGGAATTAACGGCAATAGAAGGCTGCTCTGGACAAGCAGGAGTGCAAGCCATCATAGGGGAGTCTGAGTCTTCTCCTACTATAGTACTATCCAGAACTACAGGGCCTTTCAAGATCCCAGTG GTGAGTCATGCTGCTACATGTGAATGTTTGAGCAGCAGGACGGAGTACCCCTCTTTCTTCAGGACTATAGCTAGTGATTACTACCAGAGCAGAGCACTAGCACAGCTGGTTAAACACTTCGGCTGGTCTTGGGTAGGAGCTGTGAATAGTGATAGCGACTATGGCAACAATGGAATGGCCATTTTTCTGGAAGCAGCCGAAGAGGAGGGCATATGTGTGGAGTACTCTGAGAAGTTTGACCGATCAGAGCCAGCCAAGCTCATGAAAGTGGTTGACATAATCACAAAAGGCACTGCAAAAGTGATTATTATGTTTGTTGCCCATATTGAGATGAACATTCTAGTGGAGCAGCTCATACTAAAGAATGTCACAGGCTTCCAGATGATTGGCGTTGAGGTGTGGATAACTGCCGTCAATCTAATAACTCCAACAAGTTACAGTTTATTGGGTGGATCCCTCGGATTTGATGTGGGAAAATCCAACATTGTTGGTTTTGCGGACTATGTTGTAAAAGAGTTTTGGGAAACAACTCTTCCTTGCTGGGTTACAGGAGGAAACACTCCTCAAGCTGAAAACAACTGCAGCAGATATCAGGAtctgtttccatttaaaaacTACAATGAAGATGTTTCCGAACTGAGATACGCGAATAACATCTACAACGGTGTTTATGCTGTGGCGCATTCTCTACACAGCCTACTGAAATGCACAGAAAAGCAGGGTTGTGAGAAAGATCAGACAATCCAACCATGGCAG GTTGTTGAGTCTCTGAAAAAGGTCAATTTTACCACAAAAACAGGGGAACAGGTGTGGTTTGATAGCACTGGTGCAACAGCTGCAAAGTACGATGTGATAAACTGGCAGCGTGGGCCTGATGGAGAAGTCCTGTTCAAGCAAGTGGGTTACTATGATGCCTCTCTTCCTCCTGGACAGCAGTTTGTCATAACTGATAAAAATATCGTTTGGGGTGGAGGGAAAACTGAG AAGCCAAgatctgtgtgcagtgagagctgcCCTCCAGGCACCAGGAAGGCTGCACAGAAAGGAAGGCCTGTTTGCTGCTATGACTGTATACCATGTGCTGAAGGAGAGATCAGTAATATGACAG ATTCAAATAACTGTGAGCCGTGTCCAGGAgaatactggtctaatgctgaaaGAGACAAATGTGTATTGAAGGTCGTAGAATTTCTTTCATTCACAGAAGTTATGGGGATATTACttgtcttcttttctttgtttggaACAGGACTAACAATGTTGGTGGGAATTTTGTTTCTAATTAAAAAGGACACTCCAATCGTCCGAGCCAacaactcagagctgagcttccttctgctcttctcactgactctgtgtttcctTTGTTCTCTCACTTTCCTTGGTCGGCCCTCTGAGTGGTCCTGCATGCTGCGCCACACAGCGTTTGGGATCACCttcgtcctctgcatctcctgtgttctggggaaaacaatagtggtgttaatggccttcagagctacacttccAGGAAGTAATGccatgaaatggtttgggcctccacagcagagactcagtgttCTTGCCTTCACTCTCATACAGGTCCTTATTTGCATTATATGGTTAACAATATTGCCTCCTTTCCCCTACAACAACATGCACTACTACAAGGAAAAGATCATATTAGAATGTCGATTTGGTTCAGCTGTAGGTTTCTGGGCTGTACTGGGTTATATAGGAGTCCTTGCTatcttatgttttgttttggcttttCTGGCCAGAAAACTGCCTGACAATTTTAACGAAGCCAAGTTCATCACGTTCAGCATACTGATCTTTTGTGCAGTGTGGATCACCTTCATcccagcttatgtcagctctcctgggaagttcactgtagctgttGAGGTATTTGCTATTTTAGCTTCCAGTTTTGGTTTATTATTCTGTATATTTACACCTAAGTGTTATATCATTCTGTTCAAGCCTGAACTAAATACAAAGAAACATGTAATGGGGAAAACGGCATCAAAGTCACTTTGA